The Rhodobacter sp. CZR27 genome includes a window with the following:
- a CDS encoding CvpA family protein: MEGFTIIDAVVAAVIVLSAILAYSRGVVREFMAIAGWIGAAVLAFVFAPQAQPLIKEVPVLGDFLGDSCELAIIASFAAVFALGLVLMSLFTPLFSSAIRNSALGGLDQSLGFLFGVLRGVVLVAVALIVYDRAVASDTIPMVDNSRSAKIFASFQQNIDRSIPTDAPGWIVARYEQLVGSCAAPQGETPAPAAPAAPAPAPAN; the protein is encoded by the coding sequence ATGGAAGGCTTCACCATCATCGACGCCGTGGTCGCGGCCGTCATCGTGCTGTCGGCGATCCTCGCCTATTCGCGCGGCGTCGTGCGCGAGTTCATGGCCATCGCGGGCTGGATCGGGGCGGCCGTCCTCGCCTTCGTCTTCGCGCCGCAGGCGCAGCCGCTGATCAAGGAGGTGCCGGTTCTCGGCGACTTCCTCGGTGACAGCTGTGAACTGGCGATCATCGCCTCCTTCGCGGCGGTCTTCGCGCTCGGCCTCGTGCTCATGTCGCTCTTCACGCCGCTGTTTTCCTCGGCGATCCGCAATTCCGCCCTCGGCGGCCTCGACCAGAGCCTCGGCTTTCTCTTCGGCGTCCTTCGCGGCGTGGTTCTCGTCGCGGTGGCGCTGATCGTCTACGACCGCGCGGTCGCCTCGGACACCATCCCCATGGTGGACAATTCGCGCTCGGCCAAGATCTTCGCCAGCTTCCAGCAGAACATCGACCGGTCCATCCCGACGGACGCGCCGGGCTGGATCGTCGCGCGCTACGAACAGCTGGTGGGAAGCTGCGCCGCGCCGCAGGGCGAAACACCCGCCCCCGCCGCTCCGGCCGCGCCCGCCCCGGCGCCCGCCAACTGA
- the radA gene encoding DNA repair protein RadA — translation MAKSQPSFTCAACGAVHRKWAGRCEACGAWNSISEEAPLSTGPRALGAKGRAIALSDLATEEAPPPRISSGLDELDRVLGGGLVAGSAILVGGDPGIGKSTLLLQATASFASRGVKCLYISGEEASAQVRMRAQRLGLGTAPVALGAETNLRDILTTLDAERPALAVIDSIQTMWLDNVESAPGSVAQVRASAHELVTFAKRRGVAVILVGHVTKEGQIAGPRVVEHMVDTVLYFEGERGHQFRILRAVKNRFGPADEIGVFEMTGGGLAQVANPSALFLSDRDQPAPGSAVFAGIEGTRPVLTEIQALVAPSPLGTPRRTVVGLDSGRLSTILAVLEARCGIPFAGLDVFLNVAGGMRVNEPAADLAVAAALVSAREDVAIPPDMVLFGEISLSGALRPVAQTESRLKEASKLGFSQAVAPTRSKIGRDEGMRVRQMPDLTAFVGELFGAG, via the coding sequence ATGGCGAAATCCCAACCCAGCTTCACCTGTGCGGCCTGCGGCGCCGTCCATCGCAAATGGGCCGGCCGATGCGAGGCCTGCGGCGCCTGGAACTCGATCTCCGAGGAAGCGCCGCTGTCCACCGGGCCGCGCGCGCTCGGCGCGAAGGGCCGCGCCATCGCGCTCAGCGACCTCGCGACCGAGGAAGCCCCGCCGCCCCGCATCTCCTCGGGCCTCGACGAGCTTGACCGCGTGCTCGGCGGCGGCCTCGTCGCGGGCTCCGCCATCCTGGTCGGCGGCGATCCCGGCATCGGCAAGTCCACCCTGCTTCTGCAGGCCACCGCGAGCTTCGCGAGCCGCGGGGTGAAATGCCTCTACATCTCGGGCGAGGAAGCCTCGGCGCAGGTCCGCATGCGCGCGCAACGCCTCGGCCTCGGCACGGCCCCGGTGGCGCTCGGCGCCGAGACCAACCTTCGCGATATCCTGACCACGCTCGATGCCGAGCGTCCGGCGCTGGCCGTGATCGACTCGATCCAGACCATGTGGCTCGACAACGTCGAATCCGCCCCCGGCTCGGTCGCGCAGGTCCGCGCCTCGGCACATGAGCTGGTGACCTTCGCCAAGCGCCGCGGCGTGGCCGTCATCCTCGTGGGCCACGTCACGAAGGAGGGCCAGATCGCTGGCCCCCGCGTGGTCGAACACATGGTCGACACCGTCCTTTATTTCGAGGGCGAGCGCGGCCATCAGTTCCGCATCCTGCGCGCGGTCAAGAACCGCTTCGGCCCGGCCGACGAGATCGGCGTGTTCGAGATGACCGGCGGGGGGCTGGCGCAGGTCGCCAACCCCTCCGCGCTCTTCCTCTCCGACCGCGACCAGCCCGCCCCCGGCTCCGCCGTCTTCGCGGGAATCGAAGGCACGCGCCCCGTCCTGACCGAGATTCAGGCCCTCGTTGCGCCCTCGCCGCTCGGCACGCCGCGCCGCACCGTCGTCGGCCTCGACAGCGGCAGGCTCTCGACCATCCTTGCCGTGCTCGAGGCGCGCTGCGGCATTCCCTTCGCCGGGCTCGACGTGTTCCTGAATGTCGCCGGCGGGATGCGCGTCAACGAGCCCGCCGCCGACCTCGCCGTCGCGGCGGCCCTCGTCTCGGCACGGGAGGATGTGGCAATTCCGCCCGACATGGTGCTTTTCGGCGAGATCAGCCTTTCCGGCGCCCTCCGTCCCGTCGCGCAGACGGAAAGCCGCTTGAAAGAGGCCTCGAAACTTGGTTTCTCGCAGGCAGTCGCGCCGACCCGCTCGAAAATCGGGCGGGACGAGGGAATGCGGGTGCGTCAGATGCCCGACCTCACGGCATTCGTGGGCGAGTTGTTCGGGGCAGGCTAA
- a CDS encoding paraquat-inducible protein A, with protein sequence MLRAANLALLVLFPVAWFAPLMRAGMLPLFGLSEISVISGLQSLWGTDVYLALLVTVFAIFAPYLKTIGLALLHAGLLSARVLPALHLLGRLAMADIFLIALYIVVIKGVGLATVETAWGLWLFTGCILGSLAISMLSPRH encoded by the coding sequence ATGCTGCGCGCGGCCAACCTCGCGCTGCTCGTCCTCTTCCCCGTAGCCTGGTTCGCGCCGCTGATGCGGGCCGGCATGCTGCCCCTCTTCGGCCTGTCCGAGATCTCGGTGATCTCCGGCCTGCAATCGCTCTGGGGCACCGACGTCTACCTGGCGCTCCTGGTGACGGTCTTCGCGATCTTCGCGCCCTACCTCAAGACCATCGGTCTCGCGCTTCTGCACGCGGGGCTTCTCTCGGCCCGGGTGCTGCCGGCCCTGCACCTGCTCGGCCGCCTCGCGATGGCCGACATCTTCCTGATCGCGCTCTACATCGTGGTCATCAAGGGCGTGGGCCTCGCCACGGTCGAAACCGCCTGGGGCCTCTGGCTCTTCACCGGCTGCATCCTCGGCTCGCTCGCCATCTCGATGCTGTCGCCACGGCACTGA
- a CDS encoding ABC transporter ATP-binding protein codes for MIELSGVTKSFGPNHVLRGIDLKVESNTSMVIIGGSGTGKSVLLKCILGLVHIDRGRILLDGDDVSHAERDAFLARFGMLFQGGALFDSLHVWENVAFRLLRGAQKRPKAEAREIAIEKLRRVGLGPQVADLFPAELSGGMQKRVGLARAIAAEPEIIFFDEPTTGLDPIMAGVINDLIREIVTEMGATAITITHDMTSVRAIADHVAMLHRGKIRWTGPVSDLDTTPDPYVQQFIHGRAEGPIEALR; via the coding sequence ATGATCGAGCTTTCCGGCGTCACCAAGTCCTTCGGGCCGAACCACGTCCTGCGGGGCATCGACCTCAAGGTCGAAAGCAACACCTCGATGGTGATCATCGGCGGCTCGGGCACGGGCAAGTCGGTGCTGCTGAAATGCATCCTCGGGCTCGTGCACATCGACAGGGGCCGCATCCTGCTCGACGGCGACGACGTGAGCCACGCCGAGCGCGACGCCTTCCTCGCGCGGTTCGGCATGCTGTTCCAGGGCGGCGCGCTCTTCGACTCGCTGCACGTCTGGGAGAATGTGGCCTTCCGCCTGCTCCGCGGCGCGCAGAAGCGCCCGAAGGCGGAGGCGCGCGAGATCGCCATCGAGAAACTGCGCCGCGTGGGCCTCGGGCCGCAGGTCGCCGACCTCTTCCCGGCCGAGCTTTCGGGCGGCATGCAGAAGCGCGTGGGCCTCGCCCGCGCCATCGCCGCCGAGCCCGAGATCATCTTCTTCGACGAGCCGACCACCGGCCTCGACCCGATCATGGCCGGCGTCATCAACGACCTGATCCGCGAGATCGTGACCGAGATGGGCGCGACGGCGATCACGATCACGCACGACATGACCTCGGTCCGCGCCATCGCGGACCACGTGGCCATGCTCCACCGCGGCAAGATCCGCTGGACCGGCCCCGTCTCGGATCTCGACACGACGCCGGACCCCTACGTGCAGCAGTTCATCCATGGCCGCGCCGAGGGACCGATCGAGGCGCTGCGCTAG
- a CDS encoding ABC transporter permease, translated as MSLATPIAALGRATLGALAAIGRIALFAASVVGHLFRPPFYPREFLHALVQIGWLSLPVVGLTALFTGGALALQIYSGGARFSAEAVVPSIVAIGMTRELGPVLGGLMVAARVASSIAAEIGTMKVTEQIDALVTLSTHPLKYLAVPRVLAATLAVPVLVAVGDSIGIAGGWLVGVNRLDFNSATYLKNTVDFLEVWDVGSGLVKGAAFGFIVALMGCYHGMNSGRGAQGVGRATKSAVVAASVLILAANYLLTEVFFTS; from the coding sequence GTGAGCCTCGCCACGCCCATCGCAGCACTCGGCCGGGCGACGCTGGGCGCACTGGCCGCCATCGGCCGGATCGCGCTGTTCGCGGCCTCGGTGGTGGGCCACCTGTTCCGCCCGCCATTCTACCCGCGCGAGTTCCTGCACGCGCTCGTCCAGATCGGCTGGCTGTCGCTGCCCGTGGTCGGCCTGACGGCGCTCTTCACGGGAGGCGCGCTGGCACTCCAGATCTATTCGGGCGGTGCGCGCTTCTCCGCCGAGGCCGTGGTGCCCTCCATCGTCGCCATCGGCATGACGCGCGAACTTGGCCCGGTGCTCGGCGGCCTGATGGTGGCCGCCCGCGTCGCCTCCTCCATTGCGGCCGAGATCGGCACCATGAAGGTGACCGAGCAGATCGACGCGCTGGTGACGCTCTCCACCCATCCGCTGAAGTATCTCGCCGTCCCGCGCGTGCTGGCGGCAACGCTGGCCGTTCCGGTGCTGGTGGCGGTCGGCGACTCCATCGGTATCGCGGGCGGCTGGCTCGTCGGCGTGAACCGCCTCGACTTCAACTCGGCCACCTACCTCAAGAATACCGTGGACTTCCTCGAAGTCTGGGACGTGGGCTCTGGCCTCGTCAAGGGCGCGGCCTTCGGCTTCATCGTGGCCCTCATGGGCTGCTACCACGGCATGAACTCGGGCCGCGGCGCGCAAGGGGTAGGCCGTGCGACCAAATCCGCGGTGGTCGCGGCGTCGGTGCTGATCCTCGCCGCCAACTACCTGCTGACGGAGGTGTTCTTCACCTCATGA
- the alr gene encoding alanine racemase, producing MATAILTIDLDAIAANWRALDQMTASDCQTGAVVKADSYGLGAAKVAHALARAGARRFFVAAAEEGAEVRRALGSGPQICVFSGHMEGDTRLIADFDLTPMLNSIDQLTRHFESLGGHPFGIQLDTGMNRLGLEPVEWEAVAPTAIAAGPELLMSHLACADEPEHPMNAAQLRAFRAMTDGTGLPRSLSATGGLLLGADYHFELTRPGIGLYGGRPYENARPVVRLSLPVVQVREVEIGETVGYSNTWTAQHTSTIATVAAGYADGLPRTLSGKATLYAGRVPCPLVGRVSMDLITVDVSHLPEVPETLDILGIHQTPDDLADIGGTIGYEILTSLGTRYQRRYGGLSA from the coding sequence ATGGCAACCGCGATCCTCACCATCGACCTCGACGCCATCGCCGCCAACTGGCGTGCGCTGGACCAGATGACCGCCTCCGACTGCCAGACCGGCGCCGTCGTGAAGGCCGACTCCTACGGGCTTGGCGCCGCCAAGGTCGCCCATGCGCTGGCCCGCGCCGGCGCCCGCCGCTTCTTCGTCGCCGCCGCCGAGGAAGGCGCCGAGGTCCGCCGCGCGCTCGGCTCCGGCCCGCAGATCTGCGTCTTTTCCGGCCACATGGAAGGCGACACGCGGCTGATCGCCGACTTCGACCTGACGCCGATGCTGAACTCCATCGACCAGCTGACGCGCCATTTCGAGTCGCTCGGCGGCCATCCGTTCGGCATCCAGCTCGACACCGGCATGAACCGCCTCGGCCTCGAGCCGGTCGAATGGGAGGCCGTGGCCCCGACCGCGATCGCAGCAGGCCCCGAACTCCTGATGAGCCACCTCGCCTGCGCAGACGAGCCCGAGCACCCGATGAACGCGGCACAGCTTCGGGCCTTCCGCGCCATGACCGACGGCACGGGCCTGCCGCGATCGCTCTCGGCGACCGGCGGCCTGCTGCTCGGAGCCGATTACCACTTCGAACTGACGCGTCCCGGCATCGGCCTCTATGGCGGGCGGCCGTACGAGAACGCCCGCCCGGTCGTGCGGCTCTCGCTGCCCGTGGTGCAGGTGCGCGAGGTCGAGATCGGCGAAACCGTGGGCTACTCCAACACATGGACGGCGCAGCACACCTCGACCATCGCCACCGTGGCGGCGGGCTATGCCGACGGGCTGCCGCGCACGCTTTCCGGCAAGGCCACGCTCTACGCCGGCCGCGTGCCCTGCCCGCTCGTGGGCCGCGTCTCGATGGACCTCATCACCGTCGACGTGAGCCACCTGCCCGAAGTGCCCGAGACGCTCGACATCCTCGGCATTCACCAGACCCCGGACGACCTGGCCGACATCGGCGGCACCATCGGCTACGAGATCCTGACAAGCCTCGGCACCCGCTACCAGCGCCGCTACGGCGGGCTTTCGGCGTGA
- the fabG gene encoding 3-oxoacyl-ACP reductase FabG → MFDLTGKAALITGASGGIGGGIARALHSAGATVALSGTRTAPLEELAAELGSRAHVLACNLSDPAAVEALPKQAAEAMGAVDILVNNAGITRDQLAMRMSDEDWAQVIDVNLTSTFRLCRGVLRGMMKARWGRIINITSVVGATGNPGQANYAASKAGVVAMSKSFAAEVASRGITVNAVAPGFIATAMTDKLNDEQKARIMVQVPMGRMGEPGDIAAAVLYLASPEAGYVTGATLHVNGGMAML, encoded by the coding sequence ATGTTCGATCTGACGGGAAAGGCGGCGCTGATCACGGGCGCCTCGGGCGGGATCGGGGGCGGAATCGCCCGTGCGCTCCATTCGGCGGGGGCGACGGTGGCGCTTTCGGGCACCCGGACGGCCCCGCTCGAGGAACTGGCAGCCGAACTGGGCAGCCGTGCCCATGTTCTGGCCTGCAACCTTTCGGACCCGGCAGCGGTCGAGGCCCTGCCGAAGCAGGCGGCCGAGGCGATGGGGGCCGTGGACATCCTTGTCAACAACGCGGGGATCACGCGCGACCAGCTGGCGATGCGCATGTCGGACGAGGACTGGGCGCAGGTGATCGACGTGAACCTGACCTCGACCTTCCGGCTTTGCCGCGGCGTGCTGCGCGGCATGATGAAGGCGCGCTGGGGCCGGATCATCAACATCACCTCGGTCGTGGGGGCGACGGGCAATCCGGGGCAGGCGAACTATGCCGCCTCGAAGGCGGGTGTCGTCGCCATGTCCAAGAGCTTCGCCGCGGAAGTGGCGAGCCGGGGGATCACGGTCAATGCTGTGGCGCCGGGCTTCATCGCGACGGCGATGACCGACAAGCTGAATGACGAGCAGAAGGCGCGGATCATGGTCCAGGTTCCGATGGGCCGCATGGGCGAGCCGGGCGACATCGCGGCCGCCGTTCTCTACCTTGCCAGCCCCGAGGCGGGCTATGTCACGGGGGCCACGCTGCACGTGAACGGCGGTATGGCGATGCTGTGA
- a CDS encoding acyl carrier protein, which translates to MSDIADRVKKIVVEHLGVEEEKVTENASFIDDLGADSLDTVELVMAFEEEFGIEIPDDAAETIQTFGDAVKFISEAA; encoded by the coding sequence ATGAGCGACATCGCTGATCGCGTGAAGAAGATCGTCGTCGAGCATCTGGGCGTCGAGGAGGAGAAGGTGACCGAGAATGCCTCGTTCATCGACGATCTCGGCGCGGACAGCCTCGACACGGTCGAGCTCGTGATGGCCTTCGAGGAAGAGTTCGGCATCGAGATCCCGGACGACGCGGCCGAGACCATCCAGACCTTCGGCGACGCGGTTAAGTTCATCTCGGAAGCCGCCTGA
- the fabF gene encoding beta-ketoacyl-ACP synthase II, protein MRRVVVTGLGMVTPLACGVEETWKRLLSGQSGAGAITRFDTANVTTRYACEIPFGDGSDATFNPDDWMEPKDRRKVDDFILYGMTAAAQAVADSGWVPATEEERCRTGVMIGSGIGGLSAIADTAVLIKEKGPKRVSPFFIPSALINLVSGQVSIRFGYKGPNHAVVTACSTGAHAIGDAARLIQWGDADVMLAGGAESPISEIGIAGFNACKALSTKRHDDPTAASRPWDADRDGFVMGEGAGVVVLEEYEHAKARGAKIYAEVLGYGLSGDAYHITAPAEDGDGGFRSMSMALKRAGLEASAIDYINAHGTSTMADVIELGAVERLLGDAAEKATMSSTKSSIGHLLGAAGAVEAIFCTLAIRDQVAPPTINLDTPAVPARIDLAANAARKRRIDVALSNSFGFGGTNASLLLGRVSD, encoded by the coding sequence ATGCGTCGAGTGGTTGTCACGGGTCTGGGCATGGTCACGCCGCTGGCGTGCGGCGTCGAGGAGACCTGGAAGCGGCTTCTCTCCGGCCAGTCGGGCGCGGGGGCCATCACCCGGTTCGACACGGCCAATGTCACCACAAGATACGCCTGCGAGATCCCGTTCGGCGACGGGTCCGACGCGACCTTCAACCCCGACGACTGGATGGAGCCGAAGGATCGCCGCAAGGTCGACGATTTCATTCTCTACGGCATGACGGCCGCGGCGCAGGCCGTAGCGGATTCCGGCTGGGTGCCGGCGACCGAGGAGGAGCGCTGCCGCACGGGCGTGATGATCGGCTCGGGCATCGGAGGGCTCTCGGCCATCGCCGACACGGCCGTCCTGATCAAGGAGAAGGGGCCGAAGCGGGTCTCGCCCTTCTTCATCCCTTCCGCGCTCATCAACCTCGTCTCGGGGCAGGTCTCGATCCGCTTCGGTTACAAGGGGCCGAACCATGCGGTCGTGACCGCCTGCTCGACCGGTGCCCATGCCATCGGCGACGCGGCGCGGCTGATCCAGTGGGGCGACGCCGACGTGATGCTCGCGGGCGGGGCGGAAAGCCCGATCTCGGAGATCGGCATTGCCGGCTTCAATGCCTGCAAGGCCCTGTCCACCAAGCGTCATGACGACCCGACGGCGGCGTCGCGGCCGTGGGACGCGGATCGCGACGGCTTCGTGATGGGCGAGGGTGCCGGGGTCGTGGTGCTCGAGGAATACGAGCATGCCAAGGCGCGGGGCGCGAAGATCTATGCCGAGGTGCTGGGCTATGGCCTTTCGGGCGATGCCTATCACATCACGGCGCCCGCCGAGGATGGGGACGGCGGCTTCCGCTCCATGTCGATGGCGCTGAAACGGGCGGGGCTGGAGGCTTCGGCCATCGATTACATCAATGCCCACGGCACGTCGACGATGGCCGACGTGATCGAACTGGGCGCGGTGGAGCGTCTGCTGGGCGACGCGGCGGAGAAGGCCACGATGTCCTCGACCAAGTCGAGCATCGGCCACCTGCTCGGCGCGGCCGGTGCCGTCGAGGCGATCTTCTGCACGCTGGCGATCCGTGACCAGGTCGCGCCGCCGACGATCAACCTCGACACGCCGGCCGTGCCGGCCCGGATCGACCTTGCGGCCAATGCGGCTCGCAAGCGCCGGATCGACGTGGCGCTGTCCAACTCGTTCGGCTTCGGCGGGACGAACGCCTCGCTGCTGCTGGGGCGGGTGTCCGACTGA
- the mltG gene encoding endolytic transglycosylase MltG → MWRAIASNALTLFIVVLVAVAGLLAWGRQEFTGPGPLAEAVCIRIERGDSLSAVSQRLETQGAVSDARIFRIGAEYSDKAGGLKFGSYLVPAGASMAQVLEILTAGGQSTCGREVNFRIGVVAAEIILREFDAAESRYVEVAKFVPGEGETPPTYAEAAEAEDLRWRVTLAEGVTSWQVVDSLRKADFLKGEINEVPPEGTLAPDSYEVERGDDRGALLAQMQERQSLIIADLWEARAADVPYATPQEALIMASIVEKETGVPEERPQVASVFVNRLAKGMRLQTDPTVIYGVTEGRGILGRGLRQSELRRRTDYNTYVIAGLPPTPIANPGRLSIEAALNPAKTDYLYFVADGSGGHAFAATLEEHNRNVAAWRKIEAERGRPPPVGIQGD, encoded by the coding sequence ATGTGGCGCGCCATCGCCTCCAATGCGCTGACGCTGTTCATTGTCGTGCTGGTGGCGGTGGCCGGTCTGCTGGCCTGGGGCCGGCAGGAGTTCACCGGTCCCGGCCCGCTGGCCGAGGCGGTCTGCATCCGGATCGAGCGCGGGGATTCCCTCTCGGCTGTCAGCCAGCGCCTCGAGACGCAGGGCGCGGTGAGCGACGCGCGGATTTTCCGGATCGGCGCCGAGTATTCCGACAAGGCCGGCGGGCTGAAGTTCGGCAGCTACCTCGTGCCGGCCGGGGCGTCGATGGCGCAGGTCCTCGAGATTCTCACCGCGGGCGGGCAATCCACCTGCGGGCGGGAGGTCAACTTCCGCATCGGCGTGGTCGCGGCCGAGATCATCCTGCGCGAATTTGACGCCGCCGAGAGCCGTTATGTCGAGGTGGCGAAGTTCGTTCCGGGCGAGGGCGAGACCCCGCCGACCTATGCCGAAGCCGCCGAGGCCGAGGACCTGCGCTGGCGCGTGACCCTCGCCGAGGGGGTGACGAGCTGGCAGGTCGTGGACAGCCTGCGCAAGGCCGACTTCCTGAAGGGCGAGATCAATGAGGTCCCGCCCGAGGGCACGCTTGCACCGGACAGCTACGAGGTGGAGCGCGGCGACGACCGGGGCGCCCTGCTGGCCCAGATGCAGGAGCGTCAGAGCCTGATCATCGCCGATCTCTGGGAGGCGCGCGCTGCCGATGTGCCCTATGCGACGCCGCAGGAGGCGCTGATCATGGCGAGCATCGTCGAGAAGGAGACCGGCGTGCCGGAGGAGCGGCCGCAGGTGGCAAGCGTCTTCGTCAACCGGCTGGCGAAGGGCATGCGGCTTCAGACCGACCCGACGGTGATCTATGGCGTGACGGAAGGCAGGGGGATCCTCGGCCGCGGCCTCAGGCAGAGCGAGTTGCGCCGGCGCACGGATTACAACACCTATGTGATCGCGGGCCTTCCTCCGACGCCGATCGCCAACCCGGGTCGGCTGTCGATCGAGGCGGCGCTGAATCCGGCCAAGACGGATTACCTTTATTTCGTGGCGGATGGCAGCGGCGGGCACGCCTTCGCCGCCACCCTGGAAGAGCACAACCGCAACGTCGCGGCCTGGCGCAAGATCGAGGCCGAGCGGGGCCGTCCGCCGCCGGTCGGCATCCAGGGTGACTGA
- a CDS encoding DNA-packaging protein, whose amino-acid sequence MDEFLEGLSGPALLALPWLFEFWALPHQLAPEGAWKTWVVMGGRGAGKTRAGAEWVRSEVEGSRPGDPGRSRHVALVAETIDQAREVMVFGESGILACSPPDRRPEWEAGRRRLVWPNGAVAQVFSAHDPESLRGPQFDAAWADELAKWSHAEEAWDMLQFSLRSGEQPRQVVTTTPRNVPVLRHILDNPSTVVTHAPTEANRAYLARSFLEEVHARYDGTRLGRQELEGLLLEDAEGAMWTTAALEAIRTEEPGRLTRIVVAVDPPVTGHDGSDECGIVVVGALTEGPPQDWQAVVLEDASVTAASPDRWARVALETMRRHGADRLVAEVNQGGDLVETLIRQIDPLVPYRGVHASRGKAARAEPVAALYEQGRVRHLRGLGELEDQMCRMTLRGYDGRGSPDRLDALVWALTDLMIEPARAWVNPRLRML is encoded by the coding sequence GTGGATGAGTTCCTGGAGGGCTTGAGCGGACCGGCGCTGCTTGCCCTGCCGTGGCTGTTCGAATTCTGGGCGCTGCCGCACCAGTTGGCGCCCGAAGGGGCGTGGAAGACCTGGGTGGTGATGGGCGGCCGCGGCGCGGGCAAGACACGGGCCGGTGCCGAATGGGTGCGGTCGGAGGTTGAGGGTTCGCGCCCCGGCGATCCGGGGCGGTCGCGCCATGTGGCGCTGGTGGCCGAGACCATCGACCAGGCGCGCGAGGTGATGGTCTTCGGCGAGAGCGGGATCCTGGCCTGTTCGCCGCCGGACCGCCGGCCGGAATGGGAGGCGGGGCGACGGCGCCTCGTCTGGCCGAACGGGGCGGTGGCACAGGTGTTCTCGGCGCATGATCCCGAGAGTCTTCGCGGGCCGCAGTTCGATGCCGCCTGGGCCGACGAGCTGGCGAAGTGGAGCCATGCCGAGGAGGCCTGGGACATGCTGCAGTTCTCGCTCCGGTCGGGCGAGCAGCCGCGGCAGGTGGTGACGACGACGCCGCGCAACGTGCCGGTGCTGCGGCACATCCTGGACAACCCCTCGACCGTGGTGACCCACGCGCCGACCGAGGCGAACCGGGCCTATCTTGCCAGGTCCTTCCTTGAGGAAGTGCACGCGCGTTACGACGGCACGCGTCTGGGCCGGCAGGAGCTGGAAGGGCTGCTGCTGGAGGATGCCGAGGGGGCGATGTGGACCACGGCGGCCCTGGAAGCAATCCGGACCGAGGAGCCGGGGCGACTGACCCGGATCGTGGTCGCGGTCGATCCGCCGGTTACCGGGCACGACGGATCCGACGAATGCGGCATCGTGGTGGTGGGCGCCCTGACCGAGGGGCCGCCGCAGGACTGGCAGGCGGTGGTGCTGGAGGATGCCTCGGTCACGGCGGCCTCGCCCGACCGCTGGGCCCGGGTGGCGCTGGAGACCATGCGCCGGCACGGGGCGGACCGGCTGGTGGCAGAGGTGAACCAGGGCGGCGATCTGGTCGAGACTCTGATCCGGCAGATCGATCCGCTGGTGCCCTATCGCGGGGTCCATGCCTCGCGCGGGAAGGCCGCCCGGGCCGAGCCGGTGGCGGCGCTTTACGAGCAGGGACGGGTGCGTCACCTGAGGGGACTCGGCGAGCTCGAGGACCAGATGTGCCGGATGACGCTGCGCGGCTACGATGGCCGGGGTTCGCCCGACCGGCTGGATGCGCTGGTCTGGGCGCTGACGGATCTGATGATCGAGCCGGCACGGGCCTGGGTGAACCCCAGGCTGCGCATGCTCTGA